From the genome of Blautia pseudococcoides, one region includes:
- a CDS encoding GNAT family N-acetyltransferase gives MRRMIMEFTKEKARIAYYNEEGIMLAEITFPAVNKNTVNINHTFVDESLRGQGIAGKLMQAAAQYLDESGKKVLPTCSYAVGWFAKHPEYSHLLIDGSEE, from the coding sequence ATGAGGAGAATGATTATGGAATTTACGAAGGAAAAAGCAAGAATTGCCTACTACAACGAAGAAGGAATAATGCTGGCAGAAATCACATTTCCGGCTGTGAACAAAAACACGGTGAACATAAACCATACCTTTGTAGATGAATCCCTGCGCGGGCAGGGGATTGCGGGAAAACTTATGCAGGCAGCGGCACAATATCTGGATGAGAGCGGGAAAAAGGTACTTCCCACATGTTCCTATGCGGTTGGCTGGTTTGCAAAACATCCGGAATATAGTCATCTTCTGATTGACGGCAGTGAAGAATAA